The region ACGTTTTGGAAAGTGTTGAGAGTCAGTTCGAAATGTTCCAGGTTCTTGATGAAAATGGAAAAATAGTTAATAAAGATGCGGTGCCGGATCTTTCAGATGATGATTTGAAAGAGCTCATGCGGAGGATGGTTTATACCAGAGTGCTTGATCAGCGTTCCATTGCCTTGAATCGTCAAGGGCGTTTAGGTTTTTATGCACCAACTGCCGGACAGGAAGCTTCACAGTTAGCCAGTCATTACGCATTGGAGAAAGAAGATTTTCTGCTGCCGGCTTATCGCGACGTGCCACAACTTATTTGGCATGGACTTCCATTGTATCAAGCGTTCCTTTTTTCCAGAGGACACTTTCATGGTAATCAATCTCCGGAAGGCGTAAACGGATTTAGTCCGCAAATTATTATCGGTGCACAATATACGCAGACTGCAGGCATTGCGCTTGGAATGAAAAAGCGTGGTAAAAAATCGGTAGCAGTAACATACACAGGTGACGGTGGTACTTCCCAAGGTGATTTCTATGAAGGGATTAACTTTGCAGGTGCGTATGGAGCGCCAGCAATTTTCTTTGTTCAAAACAACCAATTTGCAATCTCTGTTCCAGTTGAGCAACAGACTGCTGCGAAAACGCTTGTCCAGAAATCAGTTGCTGCAGGTATTGAAGGAATCCAAGTTGATGGTATGGATCCGCTGGCCGTTTATGTGGCTACAAAAGATGCCAGAGAACGCGCGGTTAAAGGGGAAGGTCCAACTCTAATCGAAACAGTAACATACCGCTATGGACCTCATACTATGGCCGGTGATGATCCGACCCGTTACCGTACAGATGATTTGGATAATGAGTGGGAGAAGAAGGATCCATTGGTACGTTTCCGAAAGTATCTGGAAGGAAAAGATTTATGGTCGGAAGAGGAAGAAAATAAAGTAATTGATGAAGCAAAAGATGAAATTAAGAAAGCTATTAAAAAAGCTGATGAATATCCAAAACAAAAAGTAACGGATCTGATTGAAAATATGCATGAAGAACTTCCGCGTAATTTGAAAGAACAAATGGAAGAATATAAAGAGAAGGAGTCGAACTAAATCATGGCACAAAAAACAATGATTCAAGCAATCACTGATGCAATGCACAATGAACTGAAAAATGATGAAAATGTGCTTGTATTCGGGGAAGATGTTGGCCAAAATGGTGGTGTTTTCCGTGCAACGGAAGGGTTGCAAAAAGAATTTGGCGAAGAACGTGTGTTTGACACACCCCTTGCTGAATCTGGAATTGGCGGGATGTCCATCGGTTTGGCAGCGCAAGGATTCCGTCCGGTGCCTGAAATTCAGTTTTTCGGCTTTATTTATGAAACAATGGATGCAGTTAACGGACAAATGGCGCGTATGCGTTACCGCAGCGGCGGAACATATCCGATGCCAATCACAATCCGTTCGCCATTTGGCGGCGGTGTTCACACACCAGAACTTCACGCTGATTCACTAGAAGGATTGATTGCACAACAGCCTGGCATTCGGGTAGTGATCCCTACAACGCCATATGATGCTAAGGGATTGTTGATTTCTTCGATACGCAACAATGATCCTGTATTGTTTTTGGAACATATGAAGTTGTATCGCTCATTCCGTGGCGAAGTGCCTGATGACGAATATACAGTGGATTTGGATAAGGCTGATGTAAAGCGGGAAGGTGACGATATAACGATTGTTGCGTATGGTGCGATGGTCCATGCTGCATTAAAGGCAGCTGATGAATTGGAAAAAGATGATATCAGTGTGGAAGTAATCGATTTGCGTACCGTGTCACCAATCGATGTCGATACAATTGTCGAGTCTGTTAAAAAGACAAATCGCATGGTTATGGTACAGGAAGCACAGCGTCAGGCTGGTGTAGGTTCTCATGTTATCTCAGAGATTCAGGAACGTGCAATTCTGCATCTGGAAGCACCAATTTTAAGGGTGTCAGCGCCTGATACAGTATACGCATTTTCTCAGGCTGAAGAAATTTGGCTGCCGAATCATGAAGACATTATCGAACGAGTGAAAGAGTCAATTAACTTTTAATTAAAAGATGGGAGGCAGTATGAATGGCTTATAATTTTAAGCTACCTGATATCGGTGAAGGTATCCATGAAGGTGAAATCGTTAAATGGTTTGTAAAGCAAGGCGATGAAGTCAAGGAAGATGACGTCCTTTGTGAAGTGCAAAACGATAAAGCCGTTGTGGAAATTCCATCGCCGGTTGATGGTACAGTAGAAAAAGTTCATGTTGATGAAGGAACAGTCGCTGTTGTTGGTGACACGATTATCACGTTTGATGCAGAAGGCTATGAGTCAGATGATGACGAAGAAGCGGATTCTGCGGAAGCGGAAGAAGACAAGCAGGAAGACAAAGAAGAAGATAAAAAGCAGGGATCAAAAGCTGATGACAAAGATTCCGATAAAACTGATGAGAAAGTAGATCAAAAAGAATCAGCTGACAAAGATAAAAACGATTCCTCTGATGATAAACGGGTAATAGCAATGCCGTCAGTCCGCAAATACGCGCGTGAGAATGAAGTGGATATCAAGAACGTGCAGGGCTCAGGTAAAAACGGACGGATTTTAAAAGAAGATGTTGACAGCTACTTAAGCGGTGACCAACCGGCTGAAACGGAAGAAAAAGCCGAAGAAGCGGAATCCAAACCAGCTGGAGAGGCTGCTGCGCCAAAAGGAGAGTATCCTGAAACACGCGAGAAAATGACTGGAATACGCAAGACAATTGCCAAAGCGATGGTAAATTCCAAAACTAAAGCTCCACATGTTACCCTGATGGACGAGGTCGATGTTACTGAACTCGTAGCACATCGCAAGAAGTTTAAGCAGGTTGCAGCTGAACAGGAAATTAAGCTGACATATCTACCGTATGTTGCCAAAGCGCTTGTGTCTGCGTCGAAAAAATACCCGATTTTGAATGCCGCTGTGGATGATGATTCAGATGAGATTATTTACAAGCATTATTACAATATCGGAATTGCGGCAGATACAGACAAAGGTTTGCTTGTACCGGTCGTAAAAGATGCTGACCGAAAGTCGATTTTTGCGATTTCCGGGGAAATTAATGAGTTGGCAGAAAAAGCCCGTAGTGGTAAACTTACATCTGAAGAGATGAAAGGTGCATCCAACACAATTACCAATATTGGTTCGGCCGGCGGTCAATGGTTTACACCGGTATTGAATTATCCGGAAGCTGTTATTCTGGGAATCGGTCGAATTGCTGAAAAACCAATCGTCCGTGACGGTGAAATCGTAATTGCACCAGTACTTGCAGTTTCACTTAGCTTTGATCATCGCATTGTTGATGGTGCAACAGCACAATTGGCACTGAATCAGATCAAGCGGTTATTGAACGATCCACAACTTATTATGATGGAGGCGTAGATTATGGTAGTAGGAGATTTTCCAATTGAACTTGACACACTGGTTGTGGGTGCCGGACCAGGCGGCTATGTAGCTGCCATCCGCGCTGCCCAAACCGGCCAAAAGGTGACAATAGTTGATAAAGGGAATCTTGGCGGGGTTTGCCTGAATGTTGGCTGTATCCCATCCAAAGCCCTGATTCAGGCAGGTCACCTGACTGATCATGCCCACGGTAATGAAGAACTGGGAATTAAAACGGAGAATGTATCTGTTGATTTTTCCAAAGTGCAGGAATGGAAAGGCAAAGTAGTCAATAAATTAACTTCCGGTGTTGAAAGTTTGCTAAAAGGCAATAAAGTCGACATTGTAAAAGGGGAAGTATATTTTGTTGATAAGAACACAGTTAAAGTGATGGATGAGAAACAATCGCAGACGTATACATTCAACAACTGTATTATTGCAACCGGTTCGACCCCGATTGAAATTCCTAGCTTTAAATTTTCTGATCGTGTACTTGACTCAACCGGTGCATTGAATCTTGACGAAATTCCGGAAAAAATGGTCGTCATCGGCGGCGGTTATATTGGAACCGAGCTGGGAACAGCATATGCGAACTTCGGAACGGAAGTAACTGTTTTGGAAGGTACAAAAGAAATTCTTGGCGGATTCGAAAAATCGATGAAGCAGGTTGTTAAGAAGCGTCTCAAGAAAAAAGGTGTTAATGTTATTACGGAAGCAATGGCACAAGGAGTTGAAGAATCAAAAGATGGTGTCAAAGTAAAATACGAAGCCAATGGAAAAGAAGAAACTGTTGAGGCTGACTATGTACTTGTAACTGTCGGACGTCGTCCTAACACCGAAGAACTTGGTCTTGAACAAGTTGGAATCGAAGTGGATGATAAAGGACTTATTAAAATTGATAAGCAATGCCGCACAAATGTAGATAACATTTATGCGATTGGTGATATTGTGGAAGGCCCTCCACTCGCACATAAAGCATCATATGAAGGTAAAATTGCAGCAGAGGTAATCGGCGGGGAAAAATCACAAATTGATTATCTGGGTATTCCTGCCGTTGTATTCTCTGATCCGGAGCTTGCAACTGTCGGGTATACTGAAAAAGGCGCAAAAGATGCTGGTTATGAAGTGAAAGCATCCAAGTTCCCATTTGCAGCTAATGGCCGTGCATTGTCACTTAATGACACGGATGGCTTCATGAAGCTGATTACAAGAAAAGAAGACGGTCTTGTAATTGGTGCTCAAGTTGCCGGTCCTAATGCCAGTGACGTAATCGCTGAAGTCGGCCTTGCAATTGAAGCAGGTATGACAGCAGAAGATATCGCACTTACCATTCATGCACATCCAAGCTTGGGTGAGACCGTAATGGAAGCTGCTGATGTTGCATTGGGCATGCCGATTCATACAATGTAAATAAAGTAAAAAAAGAACTGTCTCTCAAATTGGGACAGTTCTTTTTTACTTTTAAGTAAGTAGTACGTTTGATATGGCTTGTTAAGCTTTTATGCAACTGGGACGTATAGGTGGAACTTTCGCTTAAGGAAAGCATATTTACCGCTATTCCTGGTAGACTGTGTGAGTCTTCTATCTCACATAAAAAAGTTTCTCTTAAACGCTGCTAAAAAAACGGATCCGGATAAAATTACCGGACCCGTTTTTTTAATTCTTTTTGCGTTTCATTTCCATTTCTTTAGCTTCTTGCCTAAATGCTTTCATCAGTGAGACTACAATCAGCAGCATTATAACCGCGAACGGAAGAGCTGCAATGATGGAAGCAGTTTGTAATGCCTGAAGACCGCCCTGCCATAATAGTACAGTGGCAGCAGCAGATTGTATAATACCCCAGACAAATTTCACCTGGTTTGGCGGATAAAGACTTCCACCGGTTGTTTGCATTCCCAGTACGAACGTTGCCGAGTCTGCAGAAGTGATGAAGAATGTACTGATGAGTAGGATAGCAATCAGAGACATAGCAGTTCCAAGTGGAAATTGCTCCAATACTGCGAACAATGCTGCTTCTGTTCCGATTTCATTTACATACTGCATAATATTGACATCTTGGAAATGCTCCAGGTTTATGGCAGATCCGCCAAATACAGAGAACCAGATTGCACCGAATATGGTAGGTACAAGCAGAACTCCGGAAACGAATTCCCGAATTGTACGTCCCCGTGAAACACGGGCAATAAATGTACCAACAAATGGGGCCCATGCAATCCACCAAGCCCAATAGAAAATGGTCCAATCTTTAATCCATGTATTCTCCGGATTAAATGGCGTCATACGAAAACTCATACTTGGAAGGTTTTGAATATAACTTCCAAACGTTGTTGTAAATAAATTCATAATGAAATTAGTCGGTCCGGCAATCAGCAGAAACAACATTAATGATATTGCCAGGATAATATTTGCATTACTTAAATATTTAATACCTCTATTTAAACCGGTCATAGCTGAAATCATATAGAGAACTGTAACGATTGCAATAATGATTAACTGCACAGTGAATGTGTTAGGCACTCCAAGCGCAAAAGAGAACCCCCCGCTGATTTGAATGGCACCGAATCCGAGTGATGTTGCAACACCGAAAATAGTTGCAAATACAACAATAAAGTCGACCACTGTTCCCCAGGCACCTTTTATCCGATCGCCAAATAGCGGTTCAAGTATGGAACTGACAAGTCCTTGTGACTGTCTCCTGAATTTGAAATAGGCCAAAGCCAAAGCAAGTGTTGCATAGACTGCCCATGGATGTAATCCCCAGTGGAAAAAACTGAACTGCATTGCTGTTTTAGCAGCTTCTCCTGTACCTGGGTCACCATATGGAGGTGTGTAATAATGGCTGAGAGGTTCTGCAGCACCCCAAAACACAAGTCCAATCCCCATACCGGCACTAAACAGCATCGCGAACCATGTTATATAGGAATACTCTGGTCTTTCTCCAGGTTTACCAAGCCTAATTTTACCGTACTTGGAAAAGATAAGATAGATAGAGAACACGACAAAGGTAGTGGCACTGAGTAAATAAAACCAACCAAATTTGTTTACGATAAATGCTTGAATAATCGATGTAACATTATTCAAATTGGCATTCGGCAGCACGCTTTTTGGGATTATACCCCAAATGACGAAAAGTATTGCTACGATAGCCGAAATCCAAAATACTCTTGTAACTTTCTGCATTATTCCATTCCTTTCTATGTAGTTTATTGTAGGGTTGTCTAAAAGAACACATTGTTGTATTTAAACATATGAGGCTAAATTCTTCAACAAAAATATGCTGTCCTTATCTTTACCGATTACGGTGATTCCATTCCTGCAGATTCTTTAATATATAACCTATTCCTGGAT is a window of Virgibacillus ihumii DNA encoding:
- the pdhA gene encoding pyruvate dehydrogenase (acetyl-transferring) E1 component subunit alpha — encoded protein: MKHVLESVESQFEMFQVLDENGKIVNKDAVPDLSDDDLKELMRRMVYTRVLDQRSIALNRQGRLGFYAPTAGQEASQLASHYALEKEDFLLPAYRDVPQLIWHGLPLYQAFLFSRGHFHGNQSPEGVNGFSPQIIIGAQYTQTAGIALGMKKRGKKSVAVTYTGDGGTSQGDFYEGINFAGAYGAPAIFFVQNNQFAISVPVEQQTAAKTLVQKSVAAGIEGIQVDGMDPLAVYVATKDARERAVKGEGPTLIETVTYRYGPHTMAGDDPTRYRTDDLDNEWEKKDPLVRFRKYLEGKDLWSEEEENKVIDEAKDEIKKAIKKADEYPKQKVTDLIENMHEELPRNLKEQMEEYKEKESN
- a CDS encoding alpha-ketoacid dehydrogenase subunit beta, whose protein sequence is MAQKTMIQAITDAMHNELKNDENVLVFGEDVGQNGGVFRATEGLQKEFGEERVFDTPLAESGIGGMSIGLAAQGFRPVPEIQFFGFIYETMDAVNGQMARMRYRSGGTYPMPITIRSPFGGGVHTPELHADSLEGLIAQQPGIRVVIPTTPYDAKGLLISSIRNNDPVLFLEHMKLYRSFRGEVPDDEYTVDLDKADVKREGDDITIVAYGAMVHAALKAADELEKDDISVEVIDLRTVSPIDVDTIVESVKKTNRMVMVQEAQRQAGVGSHVISEIQERAILHLEAPILRVSAPDTVYAFSQAEEIWLPNHEDIIERVKESINF
- a CDS encoding dihydrolipoamide acetyltransferase family protein, whose translation is MAYNFKLPDIGEGIHEGEIVKWFVKQGDEVKEDDVLCEVQNDKAVVEIPSPVDGTVEKVHVDEGTVAVVGDTIITFDAEGYESDDDEEADSAEAEEDKQEDKEEDKKQGSKADDKDSDKTDEKVDQKESADKDKNDSSDDKRVIAMPSVRKYARENEVDIKNVQGSGKNGRILKEDVDSYLSGDQPAETEEKAEEAESKPAGEAAAPKGEYPETREKMTGIRKTIAKAMVNSKTKAPHVTLMDEVDVTELVAHRKKFKQVAAEQEIKLTYLPYVAKALVSASKKYPILNAAVDDDSDEIIYKHYYNIGIAADTDKGLLVPVVKDADRKSIFAISGEINELAEKARSGKLTSEEMKGASNTITNIGSAGGQWFTPVLNYPEAVILGIGRIAEKPIVRDGEIVIAPVLAVSLSFDHRIVDGATAQLALNQIKRLLNDPQLIMMEA
- the lpdA gene encoding dihydrolipoyl dehydrogenase; this translates as MVVGDFPIELDTLVVGAGPGGYVAAIRAAQTGQKVTIVDKGNLGGVCLNVGCIPSKALIQAGHLTDHAHGNEELGIKTENVSVDFSKVQEWKGKVVNKLTSGVESLLKGNKVDIVKGEVYFVDKNTVKVMDEKQSQTYTFNNCIIATGSTPIEIPSFKFSDRVLDSTGALNLDEIPEKMVVIGGGYIGTELGTAYANFGTEVTVLEGTKEILGGFEKSMKQVVKKRLKKKGVNVITEAMAQGVEESKDGVKVKYEANGKEETVEADYVLVTVGRRPNTEELGLEQVGIEVDDKGLIKIDKQCRTNVDNIYAIGDIVEGPPLAHKASYEGKIAAEVIGGEKSQIDYLGIPAVVFSDPELATVGYTEKGAKDAGYEVKASKFPFAANGRALSLNDTDGFMKLITRKEDGLVIGAQVAGPNASDVIAEVGLAIEAGMTAEDIALTIHAHPSLGETVMEAADVALGMPIHTM
- a CDS encoding glycine betaine uptake BCCT transporter yields the protein MQKVTRVFWISAIVAILFVIWGIIPKSVLPNANLNNVTSIIQAFIVNKFGWFYLLSATTFVVFSIYLIFSKYGKIRLGKPGERPEYSYITWFAMLFSAGMGIGLVFWGAAEPLSHYYTPPYGDPGTGEAAKTAMQFSFFHWGLHPWAVYATLALALAYFKFRRQSQGLVSSILEPLFGDRIKGAWGTVVDFIVVFATIFGVATSLGFGAIQISGGFSFALGVPNTFTVQLIIIAIVTVLYMISAMTGLNRGIKYLSNANIILAISLMLFLLIAGPTNFIMNLFTTTFGSYIQNLPSMSFRMTPFNPENTWIKDWTIFYWAWWIAWAPFVGTFIARVSRGRTIREFVSGVLLVPTIFGAIWFSVFGGSAINLEHFQDVNIMQYVNEIGTEAALFAVLEQFPLGTAMSLIAILLISTFFITSADSATFVLGMQTTGGSLYPPNQVKFVWGIIQSAAATVLLWQGGLQALQTASIIAALPFAVIMLLIVVSLMKAFRQEAKEMEMKRKKN